GACAGCAGCACGCGAAGCAGAATCGCTTTTTGGTGCGGATTATGCTTATGTTCAGCCACATTCTGGGGCAGATACAAACCTAGTAGCATATTGGGCAATTCTTTCTGCAAAGGTAGAAACACCAACCTTGCAGGAACTCGGCGTAAAATCTTTGAATGATTTAACTCCAGAACAGTTCAGCGAATTGCGCAAAAGATTTGGCAATCAAAAATTGATGGGACTCGATTATTCTTGTGGAGGACATTTAACCCATGGTTACAAGATGAATGTTTCTGCAAGGATGTTTGAATCTCATCCATACGGAGTTGACGAAAAAACAGGTCTGCTAGACTACGATGCAATCGAAAAGCAGGCGATGGAAGTAAAACCACTTATCCTTCTTGCCGGGTATTCAGCCTATCCTCGTGCAATCAATTTTAAGCGATTTCGCCAGATAGCAGATAAATGCGGAGCGGTTTTGATGGTTGATATGGCTCACTTTGCAGGACTTGTAGCGGGGAAGGTTTTTCAAGGTGATTTTGATCCAGTAAAATGGGCGGATATAGTTTCAACAACCACCCATAAAACTTTGCGCGGACCTCGTGGTGCAATGATTCTCTGCAAAAAAGAATTTGAAGAATTCGTAAACAAGGGCTGTCCAATGGTTTTGGGCGGACCTCTTCCACATGTTATGGCAGCAAAGGCTTTGGCTTTTAAGGAAGCAAATTCAAAAGAATATCAAGAGTACGCAAGTCAAGTTGTAAAAAACGCACAGGCACTCGCAAAAGAATTGGAAGCTTTGGGAGTTCGCCTGCAAACTGGCGGAACAGATAACCATTTAATGCTTGCAGATATAACATCGTACGGTCTTACAGGTAAGCAGGCAGAAGCAGCGTTGTTTGAAGCAGGCGTTACAACAAACGCAAATGCACTTCCATACGACAAAAACGGCGCTTGGTATACATCTGGCTTGCGCTTGGGAACTCCAGCATTAACTACACTTGGAATGAAAGAGGGCGAAATGAAAGAAGTTGCTTCCATAATAGACCTCGTTTTAAAAGGAACGAAGCCAGGTGTCACAAAAGACGGAAAACCTGCAAAACTTAAGATAGAGCTCGACCCAGCGGTAAAAGATGCCGCTTCAAAACGAGTTCAAACTTTGCTTAAAAAGTTTGTTCTTTACCCAGAACTTGATTTAGACTTCCTAAAAAAAGAGTTTTGCAAATAAAATAGAGCCCTTCAGTTTGTAATTCAGACTGGAGGATTTTTTTTCATAGAGGCGGTTC
This sequence is a window from Treponema pectinovorum. Protein-coding genes within it:
- a CDS encoding glycine hydroxymethyltransferase, producing the protein MSTPLENYLSSCNGKPNVAMTAYVANLQQVASVNPSIAADVVNEIENQRSHLKLIASENYSSLAVQAAMGNLLTDKYAEGYPEHRYYGGCVNVDKVEMTAAREAESLFGADYAYVQPHSGADTNLVAYWAILSAKVETPTLQELGVKSLNDLTPEQFSELRKRFGNQKLMGLDYSCGGHLTHGYKMNVSARMFESHPYGVDEKTGLLDYDAIEKQAMEVKPLILLAGYSAYPRAINFKRFRQIADKCGAVLMVDMAHFAGLVAGKVFQGDFDPVKWADIVSTTTHKTLRGPRGAMILCKKEFEEFVNKGCPMVLGGPLPHVMAAKALAFKEANSKEYQEYASQVVKNAQALAKELEALGVRLQTGGTDNHLMLADITSYGLTGKQAEAALFEAGVTTNANALPYDKNGAWYTSGLRLGTPALTTLGMKEGEMKEVASIIDLVLKGTKPGVTKDGKPAKLKIELDPAVKDAASKRVQTLLKKFVLYPELDLDFLKKEFCK